A genomic window from Salvia hispanica cultivar TCC Black 2014 chromosome 5, UniMelb_Shisp_WGS_1.0, whole genome shotgun sequence includes:
- the LOC125188859 gene encoding uncharacterized protein LOC125188859, with translation MNEMRAREIFGQHLLSRTSESIHSSSHGGDEIPQKPTPATGWLFGNLSPRELSELASGNFQGPKSLVAENFLKHSTLQSESGIRRSSSDDAQFLFPSTKRSGIIDLELPAHIYHDDQVKQFKAGNLSEASDFTCRTPDKVSNFLAASHSDIGLSKTWDLSSSSSDTKKTYCFIDLNEPIQLESFPTSSSGPLEAFTDLVKTGENSDGTNSSMDIDLNSMPFCETQMPFESPPSINREAKVVPDSNSASEDEPIVQNSISDSFLKAESYIDLNNGVVDEHPLPPASSKSAELLKGPVSPENKERSPPRGESEDIQPETHLLSEQGEAEPFIESDTTAAKTLVTIFTSGVKVEAEVLESLANFRNLCWFAEIVSSNGDEVGDEVMELETVAMDQCGENALNLSRFSTGKGRSNMSRRSRKGQKRGKKQCKGFNSEALETGLLKRKPGRSGGAKARKYSKLSPSDVTKKSMSSIMKQSIASADQSVVLSWGRTKKRQGGWRRRASQFFLVS, from the exons ATGAATGAAATGAGAGCGAGAGAAATCTTTGGACAGCATTTACTATCTCGAACATCCGAGTCAATCCATTCCTCGTCTCATGGTGGTGATGAAATTCCTCAGAAGCCTACTCCTGCAACAGGCTGGCTCTTCGGCAATCTTTCACCTCGTGAGTTGTCTGAACTAGCATCAGGGAATTTTCAAGGGCCTAAAAGTTTAGTTGCAGAGAACTTTCTGAAACATTCAACTCTGCAAAGTGAGTCTGGCATAAGAAGAAGCAGTAGTGATGATGCCCAATTTCTGTTTCCCAGCACTAAACGAAGTGGAATTATCGACCTTGAACTTCCAGCTCATATCTACCATGATGATCAAGTGAAGCAGTTCAAAGCAG GGAACCTTTCTGAAGCATCTGACTTCACATGTCGTACCCCTGATAAAGTTTCCAACTTTCTAGCTGCATCTCATTCAGATATTGGCTTGAGTAAAACATGGGATTTATCGAGTTCTAGTTCGGATACCAAGAAAACTTATTGTTTCATTGATCTGAATGAGCCCATACAGTTGGAATCGTTTCCCACAAGTTCATCTGGTCCTCTTGAAGCTTTTACTGATCTTGTGAAGACTGGTGAAAACTCGGATGGCACAAATTCATCAATggatattgatttgaattcaATGCCTTTCTGTGAGACTCAAATGCCTTTTGAAAGCCCTccatctataaatagagaggCTAAAGTAGTTCCCGATAGCAACTCTGCCTCTGAAGACGAACCTATTGTACAGAACAGCATCAGTGACAGTTTCTTGAAAGCTGAAAGTTACATTGACTTGAACAATGGAGTAGTAGACGAGCATCCTCTGCCTCCGGCTAGCTCGAAGTCTGCAGAGTTGTTGAAGGGACCGGTGAGCCCTGAGAACAAGGAGCGTTCTCCTCCAAGAGGAGAATCCGAAGATATTCAACCGGAAACACATCTTTTATCTGAACAAGGAGAGGCTGAGCCATTCATTGAATCCGACACCACTGCTGCAAAGACTCTAGTCACAATTTTTACATCTGGAGTCAAGGTAGAAGCTGAAGTTCTTGAATCACTAGCAAACTTCAGAAATCTGTGTTGGTTTGCCGAAATTGTTTCTTCCAATGGAGACGAAGTGGGAGATGAGGTCATGGAACTTGAGACTGTTGCAATGGATCAATGTGGGGAGAACGCTTTAAACTTGTCTCGTTTTAGCACAGGAAAAGGAAGGAGTAACATGTCCAGAAGATCCAGGAAGGGTCAGAAGAGAGGAAAGAAGCAATGCAAGGGCTTCAATTCGGAAGCTCTAGAAACAGGTTTGTTGAAGAGGAAACCGGGCAGGAGTGGTGGTGCAAAAGCAAGAAAATATTCTAAGTTATCTCCTTCAGATGTGACGAAGAAGTCAATGAGCTCGATCATGAAGCAGTCCATTGCTAGCGCTGACCAGAGTGTCGTGCTGAGCTGGGGAAGGACAAAGAAACGGCAAGGAGGTTGGAGACGTCGGGCTAGCCAATTCTTTCTTGTAAGCTGA
- the LOC125186791 gene encoding uncharacterized protein LOC125186791, with protein sequence MNTFTPSMVTSNSSILQPKIEANLLAEADLHLGYFQQIESQLLDCMGISDQQPSHSHNIEVSGEDYMHEPGGIIDMPSPGNKNSACLDEIPPKPIEDHIVIGIPIVGRSSLAKNAHDAPSKEQSLDKRLTHADMLHKCLKEKDKIPVLFHNGHPVGKYASLFMKELGIAVKKHAPLQVQGWKKVKDEQKRPIFQQLESAFLVDFSLGPDSVKKDTDRIMGKQYSRYRQRMHIHYKTLTDLPWEDRLKHVPEEFCKSEADWVYMCKLFESQTFKKLSLLNSRKSLSQYTDNRPGEEDGIDDSNVTNTSERCRQGESDEAANNDKQSGSDNQDASNQVPSGHRDSLQPSDAVSLIAANAELRGELHSVRTAIQLMEDKVWSLEANQKRLEEIIKANTQIVETNQLMMQRVFEKLASDIAQSLTSSAAPPPPP encoded by the exons ATGAATACGTTCACCCCCTCAATGGTTACTTCAAACTCAAGCATTTTGCAACCCAAGATTGAGGCAAATTTGTTAGCCGAGGCTGATCTTCATTTGGGATATTTCCAGCAAATAGAAAGTCAATTACTTGACTGTATGGGAATCTCCGATCAGCAACCatcacactcccataacattGAAG TATCTGGTGAGGACTATATGCATGAACCTGGCGGCATCATTGATATGCCTTCACCTGGAAACAAGAACTCAGCGTGTCTAGATG AAATTCCTCCTAAACCGATTGAGGACCACATTGTTATTGGCATACCTATCGTTGGGAGATCATCTTTGGCAAAGAACGCACATGATG CACCTAGCAAAGAACAAAGTTTAGATAAACGATTAACACATGCTGACATGCTTCATAAATGCTTAAAGGAGAAGGACAAAATTCctgttttatttcataatgGTCATCCCGTAGGGAAGTATGCATCATTGTTTATGAAAGAGCTTGGTATAGCTGTAAAGAAACATGCACCATTACAAGTCCAGGGTTGGAAGAAGGTAAAGGATGAACAAAAACGACCAATCTTTCAGCAGTTGGAG AGTGCATTTTTGGTTGACTTCAGCCTAGGACCCGATTCTGTGAAAAAAGACACCGATAGAATAATGGGTAAACAATATAGCAGGTACCGCCAAAGGATGCACATACATTACAAAACTCTTACAGACTTGCCTTGGGAGGATCGGTTGAAACATGTACCGGAGGAGTTTTGTAAAAGTGAAGCAGATTGGGTGTATATGTGTAAACTGTTTGAGTCACAGACTTTCAAG AAACTTTCCTTGTTAAACTCTCGAAAGTCTTTGTCGCAATACACT GACAACAGGCCCGGAGAAGAAGATGGTATTGATGATTCTAATGTAACAAATACCTCAGAAAGATGTCGTCAAGGAGAAAGTGACGAGGCAGCCAAT AATGACAAGCAAAGTGGATCAGATAACCAAGATGCAAGCAACCAAGTTCCATCCGGACATAGAGATAGCCTCCAACCATCTGATGCTGTGTCTCTTATAGCAGCAAATGCAGAGCTTAGGGGTGAACTTCATAGTGTGCGAACTGCTATACAATTGATGGAAGATAAAGTGTGGAGTCTGGAGGCGAATCAGAAGCGGCTAGAGGAGATCATTAAGGCAAACACACAGATTGTGGAGACGAATCAACTGATGATGCAGCGGGTTTTTGAGAAGCTAGCCTCTGATATAGCTCAATCACTGACCTCCTCGGCAgcacctcctcctccgcctTAG
- the LOC125186792 gene encoding ammonium transporter 1 member 3-like, which yields MELSWESSVEESINAIYLLFSAYLVFVMQLGFAMLCAGSVRAKNAMNILLTNVVDAAVGSLSYFLFGFAFAFGEGPNKNPFIGTSYFALKDVPTASYDYSFFLYQWAFAIAVAGITSGSIAERTQFGAYLIFSFFLSGFVYPVVAHWVWSSSGWLSPNSSHRLFGSGAIDFAGSGAVHLVGGIAGLWGCIIEGPRVGRFDAFGKSVIMRGHNATLVVLGTFLLWFGWFGFNPGSFNKILVAYPTTIDQGHWTSVGRTAVTTTLAGSTAGIVTLFGRRMLAGHWDALAVCNGVLGGFVAITSGCAVVEPWAAIVCGFFAAWVLIGLNVLALKLKIDDPLEAAQLHGGCGAWGLIFTGLFAKEEFVVQAYNAGLAGAQGRAYGLLVGGGWGLVGAQLVELVVILVWVSVTMGPLFYLLHWLRILRISIDEEVAGLDISSHGGYAYNAHEEEDTAPRFYADYVRMHNNS from the coding sequence ATGGAACTCTCATGGGAGTCAAGTGTCGAAGAATCCATCAATGCCATATATCTTCTCTTCTCAGCCTACTTAGTCTTTGTCATGCAACTCGGCTTCGCCATGCTGTGTGCGGGCTCTGTTCGGGCCAAGAACGCCATGAACATCTTGCTCACCAACGTGGTCGATGCTGCCGTTGGAAGCCTTTCCTACTTCTTGTTCGGGTTTGCCTTCGCCTTCGGGGAGGGGCCGAATAAGAACCCATTCATTGGGACAAGCTACTTCGCCCTAAAAGACGTCCCAACGGCCTCGTACGACTACAGCTTCTTCCTCTACCAGTGGGCTTTTGCCATTGCCGTGGCCGGTATAACTAGCGGTTCCATTGCAGAGAGGACTCAGTTTGGCGCCTACTTGattttctcattctttctCTCGGGCTTTGTCTATCCTGTAGTGGCCCATTGGGTTTGGTCATCTAGTGGGTGGCTAAGCCCAAACTCAAGCCATCGGCTATTCGGATCGGGGGCTATTGACTTTGCGGGAAGCGGTGCGGTCCATTTGGTGGGCGGGATTGCCGGGCTCTGGGGCTGCATCATCGAGGGCCCAAGAGTGGGGCGGTTCGATGCATTCGGAAAGTCCGTGATCATGCGTGGGCATAATGCAACCCTAGTGGTTCTCGGCACATTCCTATTATGGTTCGGTTGGTTCGGTTTCAACCCAGGCTCGTTCAACAAGATACTTGTGGCCTACCCAACCACCATCGACCAGGGGCACTGGACCTCAGTGGGGCGAACGGCAGTCACCACCACGCTGGCCGGCTCCACTGCTGGGATCGTCACGCTGTTTGGGCGGCGGATGCTGGCGGGCCACTGGGATGCCTTGGCCGTCTGCAACGGCGTCCTGGGCGGCTTCGTGGCCATCACATCAGGCTGCGCTGTGGTGGAGCCATGGGCCGCAATCGTCTGTGGGTTCTTCGCCGCCTGGGTTCTGATTGGGCTCAACGTGCTGGCTCTAAAGCTCAAGATTGATGACCCGCTTGAGGCAGCACAGCTACATGGCGGGTGCGGAGCGTGGGGACTGATCTTCACAGGGCTCTTCGCGAAGGAGGAGTTTGTGGTGCAGGCGTACAATGCGGGGCTGGCTGGGGCGCAGGGTCGGGCATATGGGCTGCTGGTTGGGGGCGGGTGGGGGCTGGTGGGGGCGCAGCTGGTGGAACTGGTCGTGATATTGGTGTGGGTAAGTGTGACAATGGGGCCACTGTTTTACTTGCTGCATTGGCTTAGGATCTTGAGAATTTCCATTGATGAAGAAGTTGCAGGGCTTGATATATCCAGCCATGGAGGGTATGCCTATAATGCtcatgaagaagaagatactGCTCCTAGGTTTTATGCAGACTATGTGAGAATGCATAATAATTCTTAG